The DNA sequence TGAGGCTTACAGCTTACAGCTAGATGGCAAACTCTTATAAATACCTCCACTGGCGCCAGTGTTGCATTTAACTTTCCATGCACCTACAGAAGGAAAAGAtataaaagaagagagaaagcaTGTACAAGAAAATTTTTACGTCGAAGAATTCTAAATCCAGAGCAGTGAGCCAGTTGATGCCCATTACGAAGCTATAGATGCAGCATGCTAAGATCACTTACAGGGCTCTCGTGTCGAGACAGTAACCatgagcagaagcagaaccCACGGACTAGTTGATCAGGCGCTCGAGAAACTTAATAAGATACAGAACATCGGACAAGATGTCAAGGAACACAAAGATCTAGATGAAGTCAAGACGCAGCTCTCAACAGCTAAAAGCTATCTCAACGCGATTAAGCATATCGGCGGGTTGCAAACCCATGATTTCAGCGCAGAGCTTGAAGCTACTATTGCAGTTCTTCAAGATTGTGAAAATCTTTTTGAGAAGCTTCCCAAGAGTTCATTGAAATCTTCACAGGTTagcctcgagcagcttgGTTGCGAAAAGCAGCTGAAGCCCATGCAAGGGCCCCTTGATAaggcgctgcagcaaatcTCTGTACGGGTGTTGGAAACTCCGGTGGGCCTTAAAGGAGGCCATCTCGTTGAACTCAGTGTTCTTAACGAGACCAATGCAATGGTGGAGCCAATCTTCAAGAAAAGTCTGGTACTCGTGGATTTCTTAACGAAGGAGGGTAAGATTGGTGGGAAGAGTAAGTCATTCAACATCGCTGCTAATAAACTTGGGGGCCTAACATATTTTTACTAGACGCAAATGAAACCATTGCACTTGAACCAACCAAGTTCGAAGCATTCAAACTCTCTGCTTCACAGCAATCGGCATCACAGCAATCGACATCACAGACGACCGGCAGTGAGAACGTCACAGCAGAGTACACGAGAGCAATTGTCCAGGGTAATACTGCTGGAGATAATATGAGAACCTTCTTTGGCAATATTGGCTTTGAGCCTGGCTACACAACTGCATATACGGGCACTTCAAAGTTCGTCAATAATACGATGGGTAACGACGCAGCTGTGTACGCTGGGGATATTGGAGGCCAGGCCGCTGTGGAAATGATGAAAAACTCGTCCAAAAAGTAGTTTTCAGCGAGAATATAGCAAGGCATATGCTGGGGCATGAAGTCTGATAGTATGGATTAGAAAGCTGCAATGGAAAATCGTGCGTTTGAAGGCTCAAGTAGTCCAGCACCTGTGTCAAATATCCATTTACACTAATCAAAACATTTATTGAATACATCAATTTGCCCAGTCATCCTACTACCCATGTCTGACTTTTTTCTGTCTTCGGGTATCTATGTAAAAGAGCcttcgcagcagccgccgccgtcgcagcCGCAAAGTCTTGCCACGTCTTATTCTTGTGAGAATCTGCGTAGTCACAGACGCCCTTGACAATGACACAGGGGATCTCTCCCCAGATGcctgctgcttccatctcaaaTGCAATAACGCCTTCATTTTGCGCAATCTCATCGCGGTCTCTTCCCGATTTTAAGACGGTATCGCCCGAAGCAACGGCGCCGAGATGGATCGATGGTGCTTGAGCATCCTCGGAACTATTTCGTTCAAGCTCTTGCTTCTCTTGAAGCCGCTCTCTCTCGACAAAGTAATGCTCTTCACATCCTAACTCCTCGCAAGTGGCATTTAGAGCGTCCTCGCAAACGTCGCCAGAACTGTCGTCACAAATGTTGCAGCAGTGGCCATGAAAGCCGCGATGCATGTGGCGATAATCTGATCTGAATAATCTGTCTTTGGCCGTCCCGGGATATCGATACTTGTTGAGCAACCTGTTTTTCCTACCTGTTCGTTTATTCTGTAGCTGCATAAGGAATTGAGCTGTCTGGCTCTGAAGTAAGCTTAGGCCTCGGTCAGTCTCAAAGTTTTTAAGCAAGCTCTGAATATTCTTTGTCGCTTTGCCCAAGTTGTCTTCAAAGGTATTTTTGCGAATAAACTTTTCAGGATATTTCCTGCCAAAGTCATATTGGACAACGGCCCTGCTTATCACAACATCACCTAGGAGTatctcgtcctcttcataTCCTCCAACTCGAGGCACGCCTCCGCAGACGCCTACAAGGAGCGCCAACTCCACGTGCGTGTAGCTCGACCTAAAAc is a window from the Trichoderma atroviride chromosome 5, complete sequence genome containing:
- a CDS encoding uncharacterized protein (EggNog:ENOG41), which codes for MSRSRTHGLVDQALEKLNKIQNIGQDVKEHKDLDEVKTQLSTAKSYLNAIKHIGGLQTHDFSAELEATIAVLQDCENLFEKLPKSSLKSSQVSLEQLGCEKQLKPMQGPLDKALQQISVRVLETPVGLKGGHLVELSVLNETNAMVEPIFKKSLVLVDFLTKEGKIGGKNANETIALEPTKFEAFKLSASQQSASQQSTSQTTGSENVTAEYTRAIVQGNTAGDNMRTFFGNIGFEPGYTTAYTGTSKFVNNTMGNDAAVYAGDIGGQAAVEMMKNSSKK